One genomic region from Campylobacter concisus encodes:
- a CDS encoding fibronectin type III domain-containing protein, whose translation MKKFALRILTPFLAAFLAGCGSSVPTQQSMSLPTITSLKTISDMTEVGFEWNPVTDESVVGYYLYRSNPNDANSKMQLVADIKDRFATHYVDRNLAPETTYSYQMRTYSSNAISQPGTIATATTRPLLDSVPFSQAITGLPGRVKIVWRPHPDNTVASYIIQRSDAGRNKFSQIAEINGRLNAEYIDTDVKAGSSYEYRILVKTSSGVVSKPSQNISATTKELP comes from the coding sequence ATGAAAAAATTTGCCCTACGCATATTGACACCATTTTTAGCAGCTTTCTTGGCGGGATGCGGCTCTAGCGTACCTACTCAGCAAAGCATGTCGCTACCAACTATCACAAGCTTAAAAACCATTTCAGACATGACAGAAGTTGGTTTTGAATGGAATCCAGTAACCGATGAAAGCGTTGTTGGATACTATCTCTACCGCTCAAATCCAAATGATGCCAACTCAAAAATGCAGCTAGTTGCAGACATCAAAGACCGCTTTGCAACGCACTATGTAGACCGCAACTTAGCACCGGAGACCACATACTCATACCAGATGAGGACCTACTCAAGCAACGCCATCTCTCAACCAGGCACAATCGCAACTGCAACTACAAGGCCATTGCTTGACTCGGTACCGTTTTCGCAAGCCATCACAGGACTTCCTGGACGTGTAAAAATAGTGTGGAGACCACATCCTGACAATACTGTAGCAAGCTATATCATCCAAAGAAGCGATGCAGGACGTAATAAATTTAGCCAAATAGCAGAGATAAATGGCAGGCTAAATGCCGAGTATATCGATACTGACGTAAAAGCTGGAAGTTCTTATGAGTATAGAATTTTAGTAAAAACATCTTCAGGCGTTGTCTCAAAACCAAGCCAAAATATCAGTGCAACAACAAAGGAGTTACCCTAA
- a CDS encoding RelA/SpoT family protein, protein MKENSLFLEQLIEQILPCKNVSEAITLLFSLCERSEKLDKAIDNCVTSHAGQYRKSGEPYAIHPILVASIVANMGGDESMVIAALLHDVVEDTEVTLSEVQAEFGDEVAKLVEGLTKIVAIRENKLASSSSNEKLASSALTFRKMLLISIEDVRVLVVKLCDRLHNMLTLDALKVEKQKRIAEETLMVYAPIAHRLGISSIKNILEDLSFKYAMPEEYAKIDSFLNKNKQQLSLKLNAFYEKVNQILLENGFIEGTFEIQKRIKHYYSIYLKMQRKGISIEEVLDLLAIRILVQKPLDCYLALGNLHINFNPLISRFKDYIALPKQNGYQTIHTTIFDNKSIFEAQVRTYDMHKTAEYGVAAHWKYKNGEGSLLNPKLDWLNDIGMQNNEAESNVEELYEYAKDSLYIEDIAVYSPKGEVFTLPRGATALDYAYEIHTEIGLYAKEAYINRVRMPLLTELKNGDIVRIVTGEEAKFRCSWINSVRTGKARATIRTYCKQKIKDINYKIAVDILKSVFGVSKDRILDWIEHENLGKKVFRAATESDFFQEVVNMLKKYIKKERPFMISLGDKYQVKKQKFENIVIYSNHKISNVEFDYCCNPKRGDSIVGFKNGHNVTVHHKLCERAGKLMDKGNEIIFVKWTRNAPHRYKILLNLENRKGVLAEFLTYLARLDVNLATISLNEANDLSGDTFEISVEIAENIDANELKEKIKDRYKIIDFVSQSDPYHN, encoded by the coding sequence TTGAAGGAAAATAGTCTTTTTTTAGAGCAGCTAATAGAACAAATTTTACCTTGTAAAAATGTGTCAGAAGCTATAACGCTGCTCTTTTCTCTTTGCGAACGAAGCGAGAAATTAGACAAAGCTATAGATAACTGTGTCACATCTCATGCTGGTCAATACCGCAAAAGTGGCGAGCCATACGCAATTCATCCTATCTTGGTAGCATCAATAGTGGCAAATATGGGTGGCGATGAGAGCATGGTCATAGCTGCACTACTTCACGATGTAGTTGAAGATACTGAAGTTACACTTAGCGAAGTTCAGGCTGAATTTGGTGATGAAGTGGCAAAACTGGTTGAGGGGCTTACAAAGATAGTTGCTATAAGAGAAAACAAGCTTGCAAGCTCGAGTAGTAATGAAAAACTAGCAAGCTCGGCACTAACTTTTAGAAAAATGCTTTTAATCTCCATTGAGGATGTTAGAGTTCTTGTGGTTAAGCTTTGTGACAGGCTTCATAATATGCTAACCCTTGATGCATTAAAAGTAGAAAAACAAAAACGCATTGCTGAAGAGACGCTTATGGTCTACGCTCCGATCGCTCATAGGCTTGGAATTTCATCGATTAAAAACATACTTGAAGATCTAAGCTTTAAATATGCGATGCCAGAAGAATACGCCAAGATTGATAGCTTTTTAAATAAAAATAAGCAGCAGCTTAGCCTTAAACTAAATGCTTTTTACGAGAAAGTAAATCAAATTTTGCTTGAAAATGGCTTTATTGAGGGCACTTTCGAGATTCAAAAACGTATAAAACATTACTATTCGATTTATTTAAAAATGCAAAGAAAAGGTATTTCGATTGAAGAGGTACTTGATTTGCTCGCTATTAGAATTCTTGTGCAAAAGCCACTTGATTGCTACCTTGCGCTTGGAAATTTGCATATAAATTTTAACCCTCTTATTTCGAGATTTAAGGATTATATTGCACTTCCAAAGCAAAATGGCTATCAAACGATACATACAACTATTTTTGATAATAAGAGTATTTTTGAGGCACAAGTTCGTACTTACGATATGCACAAAACCGCTGAATATGGTGTCGCAGCTCACTGGAAATACAAAAACGGCGAGGGTAGTCTTTTAAATCCAAAGCTTGACTGGCTAAACGACATTGGTATGCAAAATAATGAAGCTGAAAGTAATGTCGAAGAGCTTTATGAATATGCAAAAGATAGTCTTTACATAGAAGATATTGCGGTCTATTCGCCAAAAGGTGAGGTTTTTACGCTTCCACGCGGGGCTACCGCACTTGATTATGCTTATGAGATTCACACAGAGATCGGACTTTACGCAAAAGAAGCTTATATAAATCGCGTCAGAATGCCACTTTTAACAGAGCTAAAAAACGGCGATATTGTAAGGATTGTAACTGGCGAAGAGGCAAAATTTCGCTGTTCATGGATAAATAGCGTTCGAACTGGTAAAGCAAGAGCTACGATAAGGACATATTGCAAACAAAAGATAAAAGATATAAATTATAAAATCGCAGTTGACATTTTAAAGTCGGTTTTTGGCGTTTCGAAAGATAGAATCTTAGACTGGATAGAGCATGAAAATTTAGGCAAAAAAGTTTTTCGTGCTGCAACTGAGAGCGATTTTTTTCAAGAGGTCGTAAATATGCTTAAAAAGTATATAAAAAAAGAGCGTCCTTTTATGATCTCTTTGGGCGACAAATATCAGGTTAAAAAGCAAAAATTTGAAAATATCGTAATCTATTCAAATCATAAAATTTCAAATGTCGAGTTTGACTATTGTTGTAACCCAAAAAGGGGCGATAGTATAGTTGGCTTTAAAAATGGACACAATGTGACAGTGCATCACAAGCTTTGTGAGCGTGCCGGGAAACTTATGGATAAGGGCAATGAGATCATCTTTGTCAAATGGACTAGAAATGCCCCACATAGATATAAAATTTTATTAAATCTTGAGAACCGAAAAGGCGTGTTGGCTGAATTTTTAACATATCTTGCTAGATTAGATGTAAATTTGGCTACAATCTCGCTAAACGAAGCAAATGACCTTAGCGGTGATACATTTGAAATAAGTGTTGAGATAGCTGAAAATATCGATGCAAACGAGCTAAAAGAGAAGATCAAAGATAGATATAAGATTATAGATTTCGTTTCGCAAAGCGATCCATACCATAACTAG
- a CDS encoding DNA-directed RNA polymerase subunit omega, with amino-acid sequence MRTEQITARALKQVGDDRYKLSLIVAKRAEALANGAVVLVEADTSKMKFADIALLEVAEGKIGLEAIVEGK; translated from the coding sequence ATGAGAACAGAACAAATAACAGCAAGAGCGTTAAAGCAAGTTGGTGATGATAGATATAAACTTTCACTTATTGTAGCAAAGCGTGCAGAAGCACTAGCAAATGGAGCAGTAGTGCTTGTAGAAGCCGATACTTCAAAGATGAAATTTGCTGACATTGCGCTACTTGAAGTAGCTGAGGGCAAAATAGGCTTAGAGGCAATAGTTGAAGGAAAATAG
- the pyrH gene encoding UMP kinase — MSKRKRVLVKFSGEALAGENGFGIDTAVLKFIANEIKELVENGIEVGIVIGGGNIIRGVSAAKDGIIKRTSGDHMGMLATVINSIAMREALERSGLEVRVQSAIKMEAICETFIVGRAQRHLEKGRVVIFAAGTGNPFFTTDTAATLRAIEIGSDMIIKATKVDGVYDKDPKKFKDAKLLKSLNYEKAMSDDIKVMDDTAIALAKDNSLPILVCNMFKAGNLLKIINEEEAALYSVVK, encoded by the coding sequence ATGAGTAAAAGAAAACGCGTATTGGTTAAATTTTCAGGCGAAGCTTTAGCGGGAGAAAATGGTTTTGGCATAGATACGGCGGTGCTTAAATTTATAGCAAATGAGATAAAAGAGCTTGTCGAAAATGGTATCGAGGTTGGCATCGTAATAGGTGGTGGCAACATTATACGCGGTGTGAGTGCCGCAAAAGATGGTATCATTAAACGAACGAGTGGCGATCACATGGGCATGCTAGCAACTGTTATCAACTCAATCGCGATGCGTGAAGCTTTAGAGAGAAGCGGGCTAGAGGTAAGAGTGCAAAGCGCGATCAAGATGGAGGCGATCTGTGAGACTTTCATCGTTGGACGTGCGCAGCGCCATTTGGAAAAAGGCAGAGTCGTTATATTTGCTGCAGGTACTGGTAATCCATTCTTTACAACTGATACAGCAGCCACGTTAAGAGCTATTGAAATCGGCTCAGATATGATCATAAAAGCTACAAAGGTTGATGGCGTTTATGATAAAGATCCTAAAAAATTCAAAGATGCAAAACTTTTAAAGTCACTAAACTATGAAAAGGCAATGAGCGATGATATCAAGGTTATGGACGATACTGCCATAGCTTTAGCAAAAGATAATTCACTGCCGATTTTGGTTTGTAACATGTTTAAGGCTGGAAATTTATTAAAAATAATAAATGAAGAAGAAGCAGCCCTATACTCAGTAGTAAAATAA
- a CDS encoding cell division ATP-binding protein FtsE: MQEIISARNLSLAYERDEIVINSVNLDIYANDFVFITGKSGSGKSTLLKSFYGEISPLAGELNVCMTQMDDIDDKRLCELRQRVGIIFQNYRLINEWNVERNVMLPLIIKGINQNVSKKQVAKLLKHVNMLHKADKYPMELSGGEQQRVAMARALAHNPNLLLCDEPTGNLDEYSSDVIWSLLKSAREFLGTSVVVVTHHIPSTLRIPYRHFVIENGGVYEIA, translated from the coding sequence ATGCAAGAGATAATTAGTGCAAGAAATTTGAGCCTAGCTTATGAGCGCGATGAAATCGTAATTAATAGCGTAAATTTAGATATTTATGCAAATGATTTTGTCTTTATCACAGGCAAGAGTGGAAGTGGAAAAAGCACGCTTTTAAAATCATTTTACGGAGAAATTTCACCCCTTGCTGGAGAGCTAAATGTATGCATGACACAAATGGATGACATCGATGATAAAAGACTTTGTGAGCTTAGGCAACGAGTTGGCATTATTTTTCAAAATTATCGTTTGATAAATGAATGGAATGTCGAAAGAAACGTCATGTTGCCCCTCATCATCAAAGGCATCAATCAAAATGTGAGTAAAAAGCAAGTAGCAAAGCTTTTAAAGCATGTAAATATGCTTCATAAAGCTGACAAATATCCAATGGAGCTAAGCGGTGGTGAGCAGCAAAGAGTAGCGATGGCAAGGGCACTGGCACATAATCCAAATTTGCTTTTATGCGACGAGCCAACTGGAAATTTAGACGAGTACTCAAGCGATGTTATCTGGTCGCTTCTAAAATCAGCTAGGGAATTTTTAGGCACGAGCGTGGTTGTTGTCACGCACCACATCCCATCTACACTTCGTATCCCATACCGTCACTTCGTCATAGAAAATGGAGGCGTGTATGAGATCGCTTAA
- a CDS encoding nitronate monooxygenase — translation MELKPLKIGKYEIKYPIFQGGMGLGISWDKLAGNVSLEGGLGIISSVGTGYYENRKFINKELNAKPFGSENFYSTRGLRAIIENARKICGDLPLGVNIMYAANDYARVVKDACEAGINIIVSGAGLPTNLPEFTQNFKEVALVPIISSAKALKIICKRWLQRYDRLPDAVVLEGPLSGGHQGFTYEQCLDPEFSLFNLIPQVKAEIKEWGDFPLIAAGGIWDKNDIEKAISLGADGVQMGTRFIGTHECDADIGFKEVILAAEEKDIELIKSPVGYPARGIRTNLINLVEKRMGPKIQCISNCVSPCQRGKGAKEVGYCIADRLFDSFSGKKETGLFFTGANGYKLKELISVKELMHKLVHGE, via the coding sequence ATGGAGTTAAAGCCATTAAAAATAGGAAAATATGAGATAAAGTATCCGATATTTCAAGGCGGTATGGGACTTGGTATCAGCTGGGACAAACTAGCTGGCAACGTCAGCCTTGAAGGCGGTCTTGGAATAATCAGCTCAGTTGGCACAGGATATTATGAAAATCGTAAATTTATAAACAAAGAGCTAAATGCAAAGCCATTTGGAAGTGAAAATTTCTACTCAACAAGAGGTCTTAGAGCAATTATTGAGAATGCCCGAAAAATTTGTGGAGATTTACCACTTGGTGTAAATATAATGTATGCTGCAAATGACTACGCAAGAGTGGTAAAAGATGCTTGTGAAGCCGGTATAAATATCATCGTATCAGGTGCTGGACTACCTACGAATTTGCCAGAATTTACACAAAATTTTAAAGAAGTCGCGCTAGTTCCTATTATCTCAAGTGCAAAAGCACTAAAGATCATCTGCAAACGTTGGCTACAAAGATATGATCGCTTACCAGATGCTGTCGTGCTTGAGGGGCCACTAAGCGGCGGACACCAAGGCTTTACTTACGAGCAGTGCCTTGATCCTGAGTTTTCGCTATTTAATCTAATCCCACAAGTAAAGGCCGAGATAAAAGAGTGGGGCGACTTTCCGCTCATCGCAGCCGGTGGAATTTGGGATAAAAATGATATAGAAAAAGCGATATCACTTGGAGCAGATGGCGTTCAAATGGGTACACGCTTCATCGGCACTCATGAGTGTGACGCAGATATTGGCTTTAAAGAAGTGATACTAGCAGCCGAGGAAAAGGACATAGAGCTTATAAAAAGTCCAGTTGGCTATCCGGCTCGTGGGATTAGAACAAATTTGATAAATTTGGTAGAAAAAAGGATGGGGCCAAAGATTCAGTGTATAAGCAACTGCGTGAGCCCTTGTCAAAGGGGCAAAGGAGCTAAAGAGGTTGGATATTGCATCGCTGATAGACTATTTGACTCATTTAGTGGCAAAAAAGAGACTGGGTTATTTTTCACGGGAGCAAATGGGTATAAACTAAAAGAGCTAATAAGCGTAAAAGAGCTAATGCACAAGCTGGTACATGGTGAATGA
- the tyrS gene encoding tyrosine--tRNA ligase codes for MQDIAEILQEIKRGVAEIIDFERVENLIKNYYEKGENFYVKAGFDPTAPDLHLGHTVVLSKMALLQKHGAIVQFLIGDFTAQIGDPTGKSATRKKLDQETVLKNAKTYEEQVFKILDPKKTVIMFNSKWSNKLGAAGMIELTSTFSVARMLERDDFEKRIKAGSPISICEFMYPLLQGYDSVAMKCDIEMGGTDQKFNLLMGRTLQRTYNVGKEQAVIMMPLLEGLDGVNKMSKSLGNYIGVTENANDMFAKTLSISDELMWRWYELLSTKSLGEIENLMNDVKNGKYHPKKAKEDLAYEITARYHGEEAAKAAKAEFNSVHSQNQLPTDIKEFSLKAPVWIVEALSQCELSESNSQARRDIKANAVSVNQEKISDEQLKLEAGEYILQVGKRKFAKVKVE; via the coding sequence ATGCAAGATATAGCTGAAATTTTACAAGAGATAAAACGCGGTGTTGCCGAGATTATTGACTTTGAAAGAGTTGAGAATTTAATAAAAAACTATTATGAAAAAGGTGAAAATTTCTATGTAAAGGCTGGCTTTGATCCAACTGCTCCAGACCTTCACTTAGGACACACAGTCGTTTTAAGCAAGATGGCACTACTTCAAAAGCATGGTGCGATCGTGCAGTTTTTAATAGGCGACTTCACTGCTCAAATAGGCGATCCAACTGGCAAATCAGCTACTAGAAAAAAGCTAGATCAAGAGACTGTTTTAAAAAATGCCAAAACTTATGAAGAGCAAGTTTTTAAAATTTTAGATCCAAAAAAGACCGTGATCATGTTTAACTCAAAATGGTCAAATAAACTTGGAGCTGCTGGAATGATAGAGCTAACTAGCACATTTTCAGTCGCTAGAATGCTAGAGCGCGATGATTTTGAAAAAAGGATAAAAGCTGGCAGTCCAATTTCAATTTGTGAATTTATGTATCCACTTCTTCAAGGTTATGATAGCGTTGCGATGAAGTGCGATATCGAGATGGGCGGTACGGATCAGAAATTCAACCTTCTAATGGGTAGAACCTTGCAGAGAACTTATAACGTCGGCAAAGAGCAAGCTGTCATCATGATGCCACTTCTTGAGGGGCTTGATGGTGTAAATAAGATGAGCAAAAGTCTTGGAAATTATATCGGCGTAACTGAAAATGCAAATGATATGTTTGCAAAAACGCTTAGTATAAGCGATGAGCTAATGTGGCGTTGGTACGAGCTTTTAAGTACAAAAAGCCTTGGCGAGATAGAAAATTTAATGAACGATGTAAAAAACGGCAAGTATCATCCAAAAAAAGCAAAAGAGGACCTTGCTTACGAGATAACAGCAAGGTATCACGGCGAGGAAGCTGCAAAAGCTGCAAAGGCTGAGTTTAATAGCGTGCACTCTCAAAATCAGCTCCCAACTGATATCAAAGAATTTAGCCTAAAAGCACCAGTTTGGATCGTGGAAGCTTTATCGCAGTGTGAGTTAAGTGAGTCAAATTCTCAAGCAAGACGCGACATAAAGGCAAATGCGGTTAGCGTCAATCAAGAAAAGATCAGTGATGAGCAGTTAAAATTAGAGGCAGGTGAATATATCTTGCAAGTCGGTAAGCGTAAATTTGCAAAAGTAAAGGTTGAATAG
- a CDS encoding murein hydrolase activator EnvC family protein, which produces MRKGIFTFLLAFSLAFASNTKEKIKDSKNSLRSSQAMSEQLSKKLDDLAGDIVSGEKKLRGISGDITNLKGQISVLETNASKALVELDDLTKQNKELERTQKELEQNMIRIIAEDLSFDLLMSATEGKQSEESIISSQILTKLNAIAKEDFKRLSQNYEDTIEKIKNKSNKISEINSSIKNYRRKQSDLQNLESTQKNTINGLKRDKEIYSKKLAKLQAQQDELRKTLEQLAIMQKQEDEAARAAREKQEKAAASKGAKKGEKSQPMGGGYQTSSVKKYSGEKTIAPLDSYTVKQKFGNYVDPIYNIKIFNESVTLRSTTPDAKVKSVLNGKVVFAKATPMLENVVIIENENGIHTIYAHLSQIAPTVKVGSVVQKGYVIGRVRNDLTFEVTQRNYHIDPLEMISK; this is translated from the coding sequence ATGAGAAAGGGAATTTTTACATTTTTGCTAGCTTTTAGTCTAGCTTTTGCGTCAAATACCAAAGAGAAGATCAAAGACTCTAAAAACTCGCTAAGATCGAGTCAGGCGATGAGCGAGCAGCTTAGTAAAAAGCTAGATGATTTAGCTGGCGACATCGTAAGTGGCGAGAAAAAACTTCGAGGTATAAGTGGTGATATCACAAATTTAAAAGGTCAAATTTCTGTGCTTGAGACAAATGCTTCAAAAGCACTTGTTGAGCTTGATGATCTAACGAAACAAAACAAAGAGCTAGAACGCACGCAAAAAGAGCTTGAGCAAAACATGATAAGAATCATCGCAGAAGATTTGTCATTTGATCTTTTGATGTCTGCAACTGAGGGCAAGCAAAGCGAGGAGAGCATTATCTCGTCTCAAATTTTAACCAAGCTAAATGCCATTGCAAAAGAGGATTTTAAGAGACTTAGCCAAAACTATGAAGATACGATTGAGAAGATAAAAAATAAATCAAACAAAATAAGCGAGATAAACTCAAGCATCAAAAACTATAGACGCAAGCAAAGTGACTTGCAAAATTTAGAAAGTACGCAAAAAAATACTATAAATGGGCTCAAGCGAGATAAGGAAATTTATAGTAAAAAGCTAGCCAAACTTCAAGCTCAGCAAGATGAGCTAAGAAAGACGCTAGAGCAGCTTGCTATCATGCAAAAACAAGAAGATGAAGCCGCACGTGCTGCTAGAGAAAAACAAGAAAAAGCAGCTGCAAGCAAAGGTGCTAAAAAAGGTGAAAAAAGCCAACCAATGGGTGGAGGCTATCAAACAAGCTCGGTAAAAAAATATTCAGGTGAAAAGACAATCGCTCCTCTTGATAGCTACACCGTAAAGCAAAAATTTGGAAATTACGTAGATCCAATATATAACATCAAAATTTTTAATGAGTCAGTCACGCTTCGCTCAACCACGCCAGATGCCAAGGTCAAAAGCGTACTAAATGGCAAAGTGGTCTTTGCAAAAGCGACACCAATGCTTGAAAATGTAGTCATTATAGAAAATGAAAATGGTATACACACGATCTATGCTCACCTAAGCCAAATCGCACCGACAGTCAAAGTAGGCTCAGTCGTGCAAAAAGGCTACGTCATAGGTAGAGTAAGAAACGATCTAACCTTTGAAGTAACGCAAAGAAACTACCACATTGATCCACTTGAAATGATCTCAAAATAG
- the trmB gene encoding tRNA (guanosine(46)-N7)-methyltransferase TrmB, with protein sequence MPNFITSSLKDISFPFGNDKVKFLWQANGRNERLIYTKNEEESFFLVVKDGKKGIVVKGEKLTKPAKVGLLQEALELFKEQNCNDVISQAFAVKKTNLTKKVSEILSLEEFVSAFCELKDKFDQIFIEIGFGSGRHLLYQAKNNPKALVIGIEVYKPSIEQVAKLAKANDLENVRLINTDARLLLSLVGSNLVDRVFLHFPVPWDKAEHRRVVSSAFALECERILKVGGKFELRTDSKEYCDFSLSKFLEPTNSKIEAFKNRNLEVTSKYEDRWRRQDKDIYDVVYTCEIESGESILAGDFTFKEKTSVKNIIKNFKNFIIKKEDYFLHFEEIYIINEDEILLKVAFGAFNKPEQCFIKISDEKSEYFIKKPILIRESLAAHELLKEYLADARDN encoded by the coding sequence ATGCCAAATTTTATAACTTCATCTCTAAAAGATATCTCATTTCCTTTTGGAAATGACAAGGTCAAATTTCTTTGGCAGGCAAATGGACGAAACGAGAGGCTCATCTACACAAAAAATGAAGAAGAGAGTTTTTTTCTAGTCGTAAAAGATGGTAAAAAAGGTATCGTCGTAAAGGGAGAAAAGCTTACAAAGCCAGCTAAAGTTGGTCTTTTACAAGAGGCGCTGGAGCTTTTTAAGGAGCAAAATTGCAATGACGTAATCAGTCAAGCATTTGCTGTAAAAAAGACAAATTTGACTAAAAAAGTGAGTGAAATTTTAAGCCTTGAAGAATTTGTGTCAGCATTTTGCGAGCTAAAAGATAAATTTGATCAAATTTTTATAGAGATCGGCTTTGGTTCTGGTAGACACTTGCTCTATCAAGCCAAAAACAATCCAAAAGCTTTGGTTATAGGCATAGAGGTGTATAAGCCAAGTATCGAGCAAGTAGCAAAGCTAGCCAAGGCAAATGACCTAGAAAACGTGCGTCTAATAAATACCGACGCCAGACTTTTACTCTCTCTCGTTGGCTCAAATTTAGTTGATAGGGTATTTTTGCATTTTCCAGTGCCATGGGATAAAGCAGAGCATAGACGTGTGGTTTCATCGGCGTTTGCACTTGAGTGCGAGAGGATACTAAAAGTGGGTGGTAAATTTGAGCTAAGGACTGATAGTAAGGAGTATTGCGACTTTAGCTTAAGTAAATTTTTAGAGCCTACAAACTCAAAAATAGAAGCTTTTAAAAATAGAAATTTAGAAGTAACTAGTAAGTATGAAGACCGATGGAGACGTCAAGACAAGGATATTTACGATGTTGTTTATACTTGTGAGATTGAAAGTGGCGAGAGTATTTTGGCTGGAGATTTTACCTTTAAAGAAAAGACAAGCGTAAAAAATATTATTAAAAATTTTAAAAATTTTATCATCAAAAAAGAAGACTATTTTTTACATTTTGAAGAAATTTACATCATAAATGAAGATGAAATTTTGCTAAAAGTTGCTTTTGGAGCATTCAATAAACCTGAGCAATGTTTTATCAAAATAAGCGATGAAAAAAGCGAATATTTTATAAAAAAACCGATCTTAATTCGTGAGAGTTTAGCTGCACACGAGCTTTTGAAGGAGTATTTGGCTGATGCAAGAGATAATTAG
- a CDS encoding FtsX-like permease family protein encodes MRSLKNHLGFILPLIALLFSVQFSLTADKVVRDYERLMGNDYNIVIVSSKELSDAILKPVVSNLSSLEPLSPQKIIDRLSNDISAKNLSILQNALPKFYSLKLSEFPTPQYMDDLKQKLLKFDGITKVETFSKTHDKVFKILNLAKSISYAFMAILCVIGLMLMLKQAKIWLFEHRERIEIMTLFGAPFWLKSAMLYKSAMVDSLVATVAVGAFFFFLPSIEIFRENAASIDVVLPSLDPSRDIFILFGVAMFLSIFAVSLVMSKARKSTI; translated from the coding sequence ATGAGATCGCTTAAGAATCATCTTGGATTTATCTTGCCACTGATCGCACTTTTGTTTTCAGTGCAGTTTAGTCTAACTGCTGATAAGGTTGTGAGAGATTATGAAAGACTCATGGGAAATGACTACAACATCGTCATAGTTTCAAGCAAAGAGCTTAGTGATGCTATTTTAAAGCCTGTGGTTAGCAATCTATCTAGCCTCGAGCCACTAAGTCCGCAAAAGATAATTGACCGCCTTTCAAATGATATCTCTGCTAAAAATTTATCCATACTGCAAAATGCGCTACCTAAATTTTACTCACTAAAACTTAGCGAATTTCCGACGCCGCAGTACATGGATGATCTAAAGCAAAAACTTTTAAAATTTGATGGCATCACAAAGGTTGAGACATTTTCAAAGACTCACGATAAGGTCTTTAAAATACTAAATTTAGCCAAAAGTATATCGTATGCTTTTATGGCGATACTTTGCGTAATAGGGCTTATGCTTATGCTAAAGCAGGCTAAAATTTGGCTATTTGAGCACAGAGAGCGCATCGAGATTATGACGCTTTTTGGAGCACCATTTTGGCTAAAATCAGCTATGCTTTACAAATCGGCTATGGTTGATAGCCTAGTTGCTACCGTTGCAGTCGGTGCATTCTTCTTTTTCTTGCCTAGTATTGAAATTTTTAGAGAAAATGCCGCAAGTATTGATGTGGTATTGCCTAGTCTCGATCCTTCAAGGGATATTTTTATTTTATTTGGCGTGGCTATGTTTTTAAGTATTTTTGCTGTTAGTTTGGTGATGAGCAAGGCTAGAAAAAGCACGATATGA